The Zalophus californianus isolate mZalCal1 chromosome 7, mZalCal1.pri.v2, whole genome shotgun sequence genome includes a region encoding these proteins:
- the LOC113926755 gene encoding 60S ribosomal protein L37-like gives MDSAAKTRSFGKRRNKMHTLCRRCGSKAYHLQKSTCGKCGYPAKRQRKYNWSAKAKRRNTTGTSRMRHLKIVYRRFRHGFREGTTPKPKRAAVAASSSS, from the exons ATGGACTCTGCTGCAA AAACGAGATCGTTTGGAAAGCGTCGCAATAAGATGCACACGTTGTGCCGCCGCTGTGGCTCGAAGGCCTACCACCTTCAGAAGTCCACATGTGGCAAATGCGGCTATCCTGCCAAGCGCCAGAGAAAGTATAACTGGAGTGCCAAGGCTAAAAGACGAAACACCACTGGGACCAGTCGAATGAGGCACCTAAAAATTGTATACCGCAGATTCAGACATGGATTCCGTGAAGGAACAACACCTAAGCCCAAGAGGGCAGCTGTTGCAGCATCCAGTTCATCTTAA